A single region of the Ptychodera flava strain L36383 chromosome 9, AS_Pfla_20210202, whole genome shotgun sequence genome encodes:
- the LOC139140675 gene encoding ADP-ribosylation factor 1: MGNAFTNLFKSLFGKKEMRILMVGLDAAGKTTILYKLKLGEIVTTIPTIGFNVETVEYKNISFTVWDVGGQDKIRPLWRHYFQNTQGLIFVVDSNDRERIGEARDELMRMLAEDELRDAVLLIFANKQDLPNAMTAAEITDKLGLHSLRNRSWYIQATCATSGDGLYEGLDWLSNQLKNAK; encoded by the exons ATGGGGAATGCCTTCACAAATCTCTTTAAAAGCCTTTTTGGCAAAAAAGAAATGAGAATATTGATGGTAGGACTTGACGCCGCGGGTAAAACTACAATTTTATATAAActcaaattaggtgaaattgtTACGACAATTCCAACAATTG GTTTCAATGTAGAAACTGTtgaatacaaaaatatcagttttacAGTGTGGGATGTAGGCGGTCAGGACAAAATCAGGCCACTTTGGCGCCATTATTTCCAGAATACACAAG GTTTAATCTTTGTAGTAGACAGCAATGACAGGGAACGTATTGGAGAAGCAAGAGATGAACTTATGAGAATGTTAGCAGAAGATGAACTCAGAGACGCTGTTTTGCTTATCTTCGCAAACAAACAG GATCTACCAAATGCAATGACTGCAGCGGAAATCACAGACAAACTAGGACTTCATTCGCTTCGCAACCGTAGCTGGTACATCCAGGCAACATGTGCCACAAGTGGAGACGGTCTTTACGAGGGACTCGACTGGTTATCAAATCAGCTCAAGAATGCTAAGTAA
- the LOC139140674 gene encoding multiple myeloma tumor-associated protein 2 homolog isoform X1, producing the protein MLKPTNTERNYLGHSLKAPVGRWQKGKDLTWYSKEKKSGPGLSKAEELAMIKQAEKEAMMAALEHKVVKKQTQGLSQQELAEVCQRGATDRDSQDIERVQGMGYGSSRMQRIGQTKADREAQKMGGTVFEHVKVGSASSTPDHAHRSRKQDSSEDNAQGETSRKKKKAKKEKKKKKEKKKKKQKDRSSGSESPQPRKRRHDSDADDSPKSRRRPRHDSSDDEPTVDSRKRRHDSSEERNVPRRKRHDSDTSDDDTQQSKYSDIRVTETVTDTDLVTIGVMDTLMTETEDTDRAGGTDLLNGIAIVMIAPLTGVPYGGRTPNIRKQRGGDMIVIHPVMILKSGRDSMGREIDHIRGTETMIDTDNIKRTMNKVVVEEVIETGGITEKNTEKKLHCSGLCFVQLF; encoded by the exons ATGTTAAAGCCAACAAACACAGAGAGAAACTACCTTG GGCATTCATTGAAGGCTCCAGTAGGTCGCTGGCAGAAGGGCAAAGATTTGACATGGTATTCCAAAGAGAAGAAATCAGGACCAGGGCTATCCAAAGCAGAAGAGTTGGCCATGATCAAACAAGCAGAGAAGGAAGCCATGATGGCCGCACT GGAACATAAAGTAGTAAAAAAGCAGACACAAGGACTTTCACAACAG GAACTTGCAGAAGTTTGTCAAAGAGGAGCAACGGACAGAGACTCTCAAGACATTGAGAGAGTTCAAGGGATGGGCTACGGAAG TTCAAGAATGCAAAGAATTGGCCAGACCAAAGCTGACAGGGAGGCCCAGAAGATGGGTGGTACGGTGTTTGAACATGTCAAAGTGGGCTCTGCATCATCCACACCTGACCACGCGCATAGGAGTAGAAAACAAGACTCATCAGAGGATAACGCCCAAGG ggaaacttcaagaaagaaaaaaaaagccaagaaagagaaaaagaaaaagaaggagaagaaaaagaaaaagcagAAAGACCGGTCAAGTGGGTCAGAATCCCCACAGCCAAGAAAAAG gaGACATGATAGTGATGCAGATGACAGTCCAAAGTCAAGACGGAGACCGAGGCACGATTCCTCTGATGATGAACCCACTGTAGACTCTAGGAAGAGGAGACACGACTCATCAGAAGAAAGAAATGTGCCCCGCAGGAAGAGACATGATTCTGACACTTCAGATGATGACACTCAGCAGTCCAAATACAGTGACATTAGGGTGACAGAGACAGTGACAGACACAGACCTAGTCACCATAGGAGTGATGGACACTTTGATGACAGAGACCGAGGACACAGACAGAGCAGGAGGGACAGATCTCCTCAACGGAATAGCTATCGTGATGATAGCCCCTCTGACAGGGGTTCCCTATGGAGGACGGACTCCGAACATCAGAAAACAGAGAGGAGGAGACATGATAGTGATTCATCCGGTGATGATTTTGAAAAGCGGAAGAGACAGTATGGGGAGGGAGATAGATCATATCAGAGGTACAGAGACGATGATAGACACAGACAATATAAAACGGACTATGAACAAAGTAGTCGTAGAAGAGGTGATAGAGACAGGAGGGATTACagagaaaaatactgaaaaaaaattacactgcTCAGGACTTTGTTTTGTTCAGTTGTTTTAG
- the LOC139140674 gene encoding multiple myeloma tumor-associated protein 2-like isoform X2, producing MIKQAEKEAMMAALEHKVVKKQTQGLSQQELAEVCQRGATDRDSQDIERVQGMGYGSSRMQRIGQTKADREAQKMGGTVFEHVKVGSASSTPDHAHRSRKQDSSEDNAQGETSRKKKKAKKEKKKKKEKKKKKQKDRSSGSESPQPRKRRHDSDADDSPKSRRRPRHDSSDDEPTVDSRKRRHDSSEERNVPRRKRHDSDTSDDDTQQSKYSDIRVTETVTDTDLVTIGVMDTLMTETEDTDRAGGTDLLNGIAIVMIAPLTGVPYGGRTPNIRKQRGGDMIVIHPVMILKSGRDSMGREIDHIRGTETMIDTDNIKRTMNKVVVEEVIETGGITEKNTEKKLHCSGLCFVQLF from the exons ATGATCAAACAAGCAGAGAAGGAAGCCATGATGGCCGCACT GGAACATAAAGTAGTAAAAAAGCAGACACAAGGACTTTCACAACAG GAACTTGCAGAAGTTTGTCAAAGAGGAGCAACGGACAGAGACTCTCAAGACATTGAGAGAGTTCAAGGGATGGGCTACGGAAG TTCAAGAATGCAAAGAATTGGCCAGACCAAAGCTGACAGGGAGGCCCAGAAGATGGGTGGTACGGTGTTTGAACATGTCAAAGTGGGCTCTGCATCATCCACACCTGACCACGCGCATAGGAGTAGAAAACAAGACTCATCAGAGGATAACGCCCAAGG ggaaacttcaagaaagaaaaaaaaagccaagaaagagaaaaagaaaaagaaggagaagaaaaagaaaaagcagAAAGACCGGTCAAGTGGGTCAGAATCCCCACAGCCAAGAAAAAG gaGACATGATAGTGATGCAGATGACAGTCCAAAGTCAAGACGGAGACCGAGGCACGATTCCTCTGATGATGAACCCACTGTAGACTCTAGGAAGAGGAGACACGACTCATCAGAAGAAAGAAATGTGCCCCGCAGGAAGAGACATGATTCTGACACTTCAGATGATGACACTCAGCAGTCCAAATACAGTGACATTAGGGTGACAGAGACAGTGACAGACACAGACCTAGTCACCATAGGAGTGATGGACACTTTGATGACAGAGACCGAGGACACAGACAGAGCAGGAGGGACAGATCTCCTCAACGGAATAGCTATCGTGATGATAGCCCCTCTGACAGGGGTTCCCTATGGAGGACGGACTCCGAACATCAGAAAACAGAGAGGAGGAGACATGATAGTGATTCATCCGGTGATGATTTTGAAAAGCGGAAGAGACAGTATGGGGAGGGAGATAGATCATATCAGAGGTACAGAGACGATGATAGACACAGACAATATAAAACGGACTATGAACAAAGTAGTCGTAGAAGAGGTGATAGAGACAGGAGGGATTACagagaaaaatactgaaaaaaaattacactgcTCAGGACTTTGTTTTGTTCAGTTGTTTTAG